A single Desulfocurvus vexinensis DSM 17965 DNA region contains:
- the greA gene encoding transcription elongation factor GreA, whose protein sequence is MSTIPISTEGYEKLKKELARLKSERPAVIEAIALAREEGDLRENAGYDAARERQGMLEAQISYIESRMSKFNVIDLATLGGDRVTFGATVEIEDMDTGDVKKYTLLGPDEADHASGTISVQSPVGKALLGKREGDEITVDAPRGKIEYEILSVAFQSAN, encoded by the coding sequence ATGAGCACGATTCCCATTTCCACCGAAGGCTACGAAAAGCTCAAGAAGGAGCTGGCGCGCCTCAAAAGCGAGCGTCCGGCGGTCATCGAGGCCATCGCCCTGGCCCGCGAGGAGGGCGACCTGCGCGAGAACGCGGGCTACGACGCCGCGCGCGAGCGCCAGGGCATGCTCGAAGCCCAGATCAGCTACATCGAATCGCGCATGTCCAAGTTCAACGTCATCGACCTGGCCACCCTGGGCGGCGACCGCGTGACCTTCGGCGCCACAGTGGAGATCGAAGACATGGACACCGGCGATGTGAAGAAATACACCCTGCTCGGCCCCGACGAGGCCGACCACGCCAGCGGGACCATCTCGGTGCAGTCCCCCGTGGGCAAGGCCCTGCTGGGCAAGCGCGAGGGCGACGAGATCACCGTGGACGCCCCGCGCGGCAAGATCGAGTACGAGATCCTGTCCGTGGCCTTCCAGTCCGCCAACTGA
- the cobT gene encoding nicotinate-nucleotide--dimethylbenzimidazole phosphoribosyltransferase, which produces MHPSLARAIAAIAPLDPALEPAARAHLDNLTKPRGSLGLLEDLAVRLVQIAGGAAPGVDPARIYTVAGDHGVVAEGVSLFPQEVTRQMVANFLAGGAGINVLADTAGVQVVVVDAGSVGGPYPEHPGLVQCKVAEGTASLAQGPAMTREQCERALMNGIALAEAAAADGCRAVGTGDMGIGNTTPSTALYCALFGLDPEAMTGPGTGLHADGVRAKCAVIRRGLEVNARAVASGDPLEILAALGGLEIATLAGLCLGAAKCRLALAVDGFISTAAFAVAWKLCPAVRDYAFFAHASAEPGHARAMAAMDARPLLDLGLRLGEGTGAALALFLLRAAANVYTRMATFDRAGVSAGA; this is translated from the coding sequence ATGCACCCCAGCCTCGCCCGGGCCATCGCCGCCATAGCGCCCCTGGACCCCGCCCTGGAACCCGCCGCACGGGCCCACCTGGACAACCTGACCAAGCCCCGGGGCAGCCTGGGCCTGCTGGAAGACCTGGCCGTGCGCCTGGTGCAGATTGCCGGGGGCGCCGCCCCGGGGGTGGACCCCGCGCGCATCTACACCGTCGCCGGGGATCACGGCGTGGTGGCCGAGGGCGTGAGCCTGTTTCCCCAGGAGGTCACCCGCCAGATGGTGGCCAATTTCCTGGCCGGGGGCGCGGGCATCAACGTCCTGGCTGACACCGCCGGAGTGCAGGTGGTGGTGGTGGACGCGGGCAGCGTGGGCGGGCCGTACCCCGAGCACCCGGGGCTGGTGCAGTGCAAGGTGGCCGAGGGCACGGCCAGCCTGGCCCAGGGCCCGGCCATGACCCGCGAGCAATGCGAGCGCGCCCTGATGAACGGCATCGCCCTGGCCGAGGCCGCCGCCGCCGACGGCTGCCGCGCCGTGGGCACCGGCGACATGGGCATCGGCAACACCACGCCCTCCACAGCGCTGTACTGCGCGCTCTTCGGCCTGGACCCCGAGGCCATGACCGGGCCGGGCACCGGTCTGCACGCCGACGGCGTGCGCGCCAAATGCGCGGTCATCCGCCGGGGGCTTGAGGTCAACGCCCGGGCCGTGGCCTCGGGCGACCCACTGGAGATCCTGGCCGCCCTGGGCGGGCTGGAGATCGCCACCCTGGCCGGGCTGTGCCTGGGCGCGGCCAAATGCCGCCTGGCCCTGGCCGTGGACGGCTTCATCTCCACGGCGGCCTTCGCCGTGGCCTGGAAGCTGTGTCCGGCGGTGCGCGACTACGCCTTCTTTGCCCACGCCAGCGCCGAGCCCGGCCACGCCCGGGCCATGGCCGCCATGGACGCCCGGCCCCTGCTCGACCTGGGCCTGCGCCTGGGCGAGGGCACGGGCGCGGCCCTGGCCCTGTTCCTGCTGCGGGCTGCGGCCAACGTCTACACCCGCATGGCCACCTTCGACCGCGCCGGGGTCAGCGCCGGGGCATAG
- a CDS encoding Hsp20/alpha crystallin family protein, whose amino-acid sequence MAKYDWNPWDVLGGAGGGSRRGPGGVVPGGPGGVREPLADVVETAAAYVVEVELPGVRREDIGLEVAGRELVVFGTARQERDAEGGVYHVMERAHGAFGRRFLLPRDVDPGAVSAVFEAGLLTVTVPRRSAAPGSLRIDIEG is encoded by the coding sequence ATGGCCAAGTACGACTGGAACCCCTGGGACGTTCTGGGCGGGGCGGGGGGCGGCTCCCGGCGCGGCCCGGGCGGCGTTGTCCCGGGCGGCCCCGGCGGGGTGCGCGAGCCCCTGGCCGACGTGGTGGAGACCGCCGCGGCCTACGTCGTCGAGGTGGAACTGCCCGGGGTCCGGCGCGAGGACATCGGGCTGGAGGTCGCCGGGCGGGAGCTGGTCGTCTTCGGCACGGCCCGCCAGGAGCGGGACGCCGAGGGCGGGGTCTATCACGTCATGGAGCGCGCCCATGGCGCCTTTGGCCGCCGCTTCCTGCTGCCCCGCGATGTGGACCCCGGGGCCGTGTCCGCCGTGTTCGAGGCCGGGCTGCTCACCGTCACCGTGCCCCGGCGCAGTGCCGCGCCGGGCAGCCTGCGCATCGACATCGAGGGCTGA
- the htpX gene encoding zinc metalloprotease HtpX — protein MTSQIKTVLLLALLTGLLMLIGGAMGGRGGLMVAFVLAMAMNVGSYWFSDRMVLSMYRARVLSRADAPGLFAIVEELSRNAGIPMPRVALIPQEAPNAFATGRDPQHAVVAVTEGIMRLLSPEELRGVLAHEIGHVANRDILVQSIAGVLAGVIMYVASMIKWATLFGFGGRSGDGEGGNPVAALALAFVAPVAAMLIQMAISRSREYLADEAGARYSGAPEQLASALAKISGYAQQVPMRAGNEATAHMFIINPFSAGGVASLFSTHPPVQERISRLLAMAGRR, from the coding sequence ATGACCAGCCAGATCAAGACCGTTTTGCTGCTGGCCCTGCTCACGGGCCTGCTCATGCTCATCGGCGGCGCCATGGGCGGGCGCGGGGGCCTCATGGTGGCCTTCGTCCTGGCCATGGCCATGAACGTCGGCAGCTACTGGTTCTCCGACCGCATGGTGCTGTCCATGTACCGTGCGCGGGTGCTCTCGCGCGCCGACGCCCCGGGCCTGTTCGCCATTGTCGAGGAGCTGTCGCGCAACGCGGGCATCCCCATGCCCCGGGTGGCGCTCATCCCCCAGGAGGCGCCCAACGCCTTCGCCACCGGGCGCGACCCGCAGCACGCCGTGGTGGCCGTCACCGAGGGCATCATGCGCCTGCTCTCCCCCGAGGAACTGCGCGGGGTGCTGGCCCACGAGATCGGGCATGTGGCCAACCGCGACATCCTCGTCCAGAGCATCGCCGGGGTGCTGGCCGGGGTCATCATGTACGTGGCCAGCATGATCAAATGGGCCACGCTGTTCGGCTTCGGCGGGCGCAGCGGCGACGGCGAGGGCGGCAACCCCGTGGCGGCCCTGGCCCTGGCCTTCGTGGCCCCCGTGGCGGCCATGCTCATCCAGATGGCCATCTCGCGCTCGCGCGAATACCTGGCCGACGAGGCGGGCGCGCGCTACAGCGGCGCCCCCGAGCAGCTGGCCAGCGCCCTGGCCAAGATCTCGGGCTACGCCCAGCAGGTGCCCATGCGCGCGGGCAACGAGGCCACGGCGCACATGTTCATCATCAACCCCTTCTCGGCGGGGGGCGTGGCCAGCCTGTTCAGCACCCACCCGCCCGTGCAGGAGCGCATCAGCCGCCTGCTGGCCATGGCCGGGAGGCGCTAG
- a CDS encoding trypsin-like peptidase domain-containing protein produces the protein MGRAATLLGAALLVLAALAPARADHTGQLPGAGGDDLRRTPVVRAVQAVAPAVVNITSARVEEREVNPLGRFFDQNMMSPLLRDFFGPQGTRRVTRTSLGSGVIIDGQRGLVLTNAHVIAGATEITARLLDGRQFQAELVGADADFDLAVLRLAEARELPQVPMGSSADLLMGETLIAIGNPFGFSHTVTTGVLSAMGRTVRTEQGTFTDFLQTDAAINPGNSGGPLLNLHGELIGLNTAIHQGAEGIGFAIPIDKARRVVAELLDHGFVSQVWLGLWGQDVDQATASYFGLPAARGMLVTDVQPGSPGAEAGIAPGDVVLRLGGYEVQDKDHYLQLLRNHTRGESVTLTVLREGRALRIPARADAFPAGLAEDLAWRRWGLRAGPAQGAGLTVQAVRPGSPAATLGLAPGDVVLRIGGARLAEAGDFAAAFVRYRMQNSLILVVGRAGRAYYARLNV, from the coding sequence GTGGGCCGCGCTGCAACCCTTTTGGGCGCCGCGCTGCTCGTGCTGGCCGCCCTGGCCCCGGCGCGGGCCGACCACACCGGGCAGCTGCCCGGGGCCGGGGGCGACGACCTGCGGCGCACCCCGGTGGTGCGCGCCGTGCAGGCCGTGGCCCCGGCGGTGGTCAACATCACCTCGGCCCGGGTGGAGGAGCGCGAGGTCAACCCCCTGGGCCGCTTCTTCGACCAGAACATGATGTCGCCGCTGCTGCGCGACTTCTTCGGCCCCCAGGGCACGCGCCGCGTGACGCGCACCAGCCTGGGCTCGGGGGTCATCATCGACGGGCAGCGGGGCCTGGTGCTGACCAACGCCCACGTCATCGCCGGGGCCACGGAGATCACCGCGCGCCTGCTGGACGGGCGCCAGTTCCAGGCCGAGCTGGTGGGCGCCGACGCGGACTTCGACCTGGCCGTGCTGCGCCTGGCCGAGGCCCGCGAGCTGCCCCAGGTGCCCATGGGCAGCTCGGCGGACCTGCTCATGGGCGAGACGCTCATCGCCATCGGCAACCCCTTCGGCTTCTCGCACACGGTGACCACCGGCGTGCTCTCGGCCATGGGCCGCACCGTGCGCACCGAGCAGGGCACCTTCACCGACTTTCTGCAGACCGACGCGGCCATCAACCCCGGCAACTCCGGCGGGCCGCTGCTCAACCTGCACGGCGAACTCATCGGCCTGAACACGGCCATCCACCAGGGCGCCGAGGGCATCGGCTTCGCCATCCCCATCGACAAGGCCCGGCGCGTGGTGGCCGAGCTGCTGGACCACGGTTTCGTGAGCCAGGTCTGGCTCGGGCTGTGGGGCCAGGACGTGGACCAGGCCACGGCCAGCTACTTCGGCCTGCCCGCCGCGCGGGGCATGCTCGTCACCGACGTGCAGCCCGGCTCCCCGGGGGCCGAGGCCGGGATCGCGCCCGGCGACGTGGTGCTGCGCCTGGGCGGGTACGAGGTCCAGGACAAGGACCACTACCTGCAACTGCTGCGCAACCATACGCGCGGCGAGAGCGTGACGCTCACGGTGCTGCGCGAGGGGCGCGCGCTGCGCATCCCGGCCCGGGCCGACGCCTTTCCGGCGGGCCTGGCCGAGGATCTGGCCTGGCGGCGCTGGGGCCTGCGCGCGGGCCCGGCCCAGGGGGCGGGGCTCACGGTGCAGGCCGTGCGCCCCGGCAGCCCGGCGGCGACCCTGGGGCTGGCCCCGGGCGATGTCGTGCTGCGCATCGGCGGGGCGCGGCTGGCCGAGGCTGGCGATTTCGCCGCGGCCTTCGTGCGCTACCGCATGCAGAACAGCCTGATCCTCGTGGTCGGGCGCGCGGGCCGGGCCTACTACGCGCGACTCAACGTCTAG
- a CDS encoding ferredoxin yields the protein MGYKVTVDADKCVGDGECVDVCPVEVYELQDGKAVPVNEEECLGCESCVEVCEQDAITVEEE from the coding sequence ATGGGTTACAAAGTGACTGTTGACGCTGACAAGTGTGTGGGCGACGGCGAGTGCGTGGACGTCTGCCCGGTGGAAGTGTACGAGCTGCAGGACGGCAAGGCCGTTCCGGTCAACGAGGAAGAGTGCCTGGGCTGCGAGTCCTGCGTGGAAGTCTGCGAGCAGGACGCCATCACCGTCGAGGAAGAGTAG
- a CDS encoding YkgJ family cysteine cluster protein, which yields MTPDFGPFFERYEALAREIDQVVERVGAEHGQCIACAPGCSDCCHALFDLTLVEAMYLNAKFNAHYSGQRRSDLLDLADEADRKACRIKRDAFRMSRDGARTTEILEFIAKARVRCPLLDADDRCALYEHRPLTCRLYGIPTAIRGKAHTCAKCGFTPGVQYPTVKIEQLQDRLLRLSHDLTASLRTRYARLGETLVPVSMALMNRYDAEYLGLMSDEEWEKAERLRMALAEDARPPRPAPGAMAEKAFAAAPAGQDACASCDQGKGSDACSTCGSLTWELGGGKP from the coding sequence ATGACCCCCGACTTCGGCCCCTTCTTCGAACGCTACGAAGCCCTGGCCAGGGAGATCGACCAGGTGGTGGAGCGGGTCGGCGCCGAGCACGGCCAGTGCATTGCCTGCGCCCCCGGGTGCAGCGACTGCTGCCATGCCCTGTTCGACCTGACCCTGGTCGAGGCCATGTACCTCAACGCCAAATTCAACGCGCACTACAGCGGCCAGCGCCGCAGCGACCTGCTCGACCTGGCCGACGAGGCCGACCGCAAGGCCTGCCGCATCAAGCGCGATGCCTTCCGCATGTCGCGCGACGGCGCCCGGACCACCGAGATCCTCGAATTCATCGCCAAGGCGCGGGTGCGCTGCCCCCTGCTGGACGCCGATGACCGCTGCGCGCTCTATGAGCACCGGCCCCTGACCTGCCGCCTCTACGGCATCCCCACGGCCATCCGCGGCAAGGCCCACACCTGCGCCAAATGCGGCTTCACCCCCGGCGTGCAGTACCCCACCGTGAAGATCGAGCAGTTGCAGGACCGGCTGTTGCGCCTGTCCCATGATCTGACGGCCAGCCTGCGCACGCGCTACGCGCGCCTGGGCGAGACCCTGGTGCCTGTGTCCATGGCGCTCATGAACCGCTACGACGCCGAGTACCTCGGCCTGATGAGCGACGAGGAATGGGAAAAGGCCGAGCGCCTGCGCATGGCCCTGGCCGAGGACGCCCGGCCCCCGCGCCCGGCCCCCGGGGCCATGGCCGAAAAGGCCTTTGCCGCCGCCCCGGCCGGGCAGGACGCCTGCGCCAGCTGCGACCAGGGCAAGGGCTCCGACGCCTGTTCGACCTGCGGCTCCCTGACCTGGGAGCTGGGCGGAGGCAAGCCATGA
- a CDS encoding tetratricopeptide repeat protein, whose product MGTDAKTLDEYIMQMQHQLAGNPKCASHHYNLGVAYLAKRMWHEAEESFREALDNSPRMAEAYVQLGGICLQRGDIDGCLNNNRSASGARPQFAVPFANMGFCYLQKGDPDRAVASLKKALNRDPDYVQALATMGSAYLMSGEPDEAKPHLDRALELAPDFGPAWNNMGLYWLEKGDKAEAARCLAKAQETGYEVPQALLEQVG is encoded by the coding sequence ATGGGCACCGACGCCAAGACCCTTGACGAATACATCATGCAGATGCAGCACCAGCTGGCGGGCAACCCCAAATGCGCCAGCCACCACTACAACCTGGGCGTGGCCTACCTGGCCAAGCGCATGTGGCACGAGGCCGAGGAGAGCTTCCGCGAAGCGCTGGACAACTCCCCGCGCATGGCCGAGGCCTACGTGCAGCTCGGCGGCATCTGCCTGCAGCGCGGCGACATCGACGGCTGCCTGAACAACAACCGCAGCGCCTCGGGCGCCCGGCCCCAGTTCGCCGTGCCCTTCGCCAACATGGGCTTCTGCTACCTGCAAAAGGGCGACCCCGACCGCGCCGTGGCCAGCCTCAAGAAGGCGCTCAACCGCGACCCCGACTACGTGCAGGCCCTGGCCACCATGGGCAGCGCCTACCTCATGTCCGGGGAGCCCGACGAGGCCAAGCCGCACCTGGACCGCGCCCTGGAGCTGGCCCCGGACTTCGGCCCGGCCTGGAACAACATGGGCCTGTACTGGCTGGAGAAGGGCGACAAGGCCGAGGCCGCGCGCTGTCTGGCCAAGGCCCAGGAGACCGGCTACGAGGTGCCCCAGGCTCTGCTGGAGCAGGTGGGCTAG
- a CDS encoding DVU0298 family protein, translating into MARFRGMKAQLRSLLAGADQEEILARLAQLPAPELVGPLFSLLLAPGELVRWRAATALGATVARMAEETPEAARVVMRRFLWHMNEESGNIGWGVAEAMGEAMARSALLAREYHKNLASYVQCPECAIGDDNFLEHPPLRLGVYWALGRLGEARPELLAHVAPDLLRALGQEQGAQARGLVARALGLGRVAGARAALEALARAGDPVDIYRGGTLERTTLGALAREALQAVQQGHKERA; encoded by the coding sequence ATGGCGCGCTTTCGGGGCATGAAGGCGCAACTGCGGAGCCTGCTGGCTGGGGCGGACCAGGAGGAGATCCTGGCCCGGCTGGCGCAGCTGCCCGCCCCGGAGCTGGTGGGCCCGCTGTTCTCCCTGCTGCTGGCCCCCGGGGAGCTGGTGCGCTGGCGGGCCGCCACGGCCCTGGGCGCCACGGTGGCGCGTATGGCTGAGGAAACCCCCGAGGCCGCCCGCGTGGTCATGCGCCGCTTCCTGTGGCACATGAACGAGGAGTCGGGCAACATCGGCTGGGGTGTCGCCGAGGCCATGGGCGAGGCCATGGCCCGCAGCGCGCTGCTGGCCCGGGAATACCACAAGAACCTGGCCTCCTACGTGCAATGCCCCGAGTGCGCCATCGGCGACGACAACTTCCTGGAGCACCCGCCGCTGCGCCTGGGGGTCTACTGGGCCCTGGGGCGGCTGGGCGAGGCGCGCCCGGAGCTGCTGGCCCACGTGGCGCCCGACCTGCTGCGCGCCCTGGGGCAGGAGCAGGGCGCCCAGGCGCGCGGGCTCGTGGCCCGGGCCCTGGGCCTGGGGCGCGTGGCCGGGGCCCGGGCGGCCCTGGAAGCCCTGGCCCGCGCCGGGGACCCGGTGGACATCTACCGCGGCGGCACCCTGGAGCGGACCACCCTGGGCGCCCTGGCCCGCGAAGCCCTGCAGGCCGTGCAGCAGGGGCACAAGGAGCGAGCGTGA
- a CDS encoding DVU0772 family protein, translating into MSQLNQFRNLHIDWDMEPADAVALYLEWGNSGYGGSYENRVKSRNDVSNYFVVYNWEDGPTVCLVRRTMEGAEDLACLRPPADIRRRFEQEVGGNKGVYPINGEIRGWLEKELYN; encoded by the coding sequence ATGAGCCAGCTCAATCAATTCAGGAACCTGCACATCGACTGGGACATGGAGCCCGCCGACGCCGTGGCGCTGTATCTCGAATGGGGCAACAGCGGCTATGGAGGCAGCTACGAGAATCGCGTCAAGAGCAGGAACGACGTGTCCAACTATTTCGTGGTCTACAACTGGGAGGACGGCCCCACGGTCTGCCTGGTGCGCAGGACCATGGAGGGTGCCGAGGACCTGGCCTGCCTGCGGCCCCCGGCGGACATCCGCCGCCGCTTCGAGCAGGAGGTCGGCGGCAACAAGGGCGTCTACCCCATCAACGGCGAGATCAGAGGGTGGCTCGAAAAGGAGCTGTACAACTGA
- the dsrA gene encoding dissimilatory-type sulfite reductase subunit alpha: MAKHKTPLLDQLESGPWPSFVSDIKQEAEHRHANPAGIEYQIPVDVCDDLLGLLEMSYEDGETHWKHGGIVGVFGYGGGVIGRYCDQPQKFPGVAHFHTVRVAQPAGMYYSTEYLRALMDLWDFRGSGLTNMHGATGDLVWLGTSTQQLEEIFWTLTHDLNTDLGGSGSNLRTPSCCLGQSRCEFACYDAQDLNYNMTLEYQDELHRPAFPYKFKFKFDACPNGCVASIARSDFSVIGTWKDDIKIDQDAVKGYVKGEFAPNAGAHSGRDWGKFDIEKEVVALCPTGCMSWDGSKLSIDNKECYRCMHCINTMPRALHIGDERGASIFVGAKAPILDGAQMGSLLVPFVPVEEPYDEVKEVVENLWDWWMEEGKNRERIGETIRRMSFQKMLEVTGIKADPRHVQEPRTNPYIFWKEEDVTGGWERDINEFRKRHQR, from the coding sequence ATGGCAAAACACAAGACTCCGTTGTTGGACCAATTAGAGTCTGGGCCCTGGCCTAGCTTCGTGTCCGACATCAAACAGGAGGCCGAGCATCGGCACGCCAATCCGGCTGGCATCGAGTACCAGATCCCCGTTGACGTCTGCGACGACCTTCTGGGCCTTCTGGAGATGTCCTACGAGGATGGCGAAACCCACTGGAAGCACGGCGGCATCGTGGGCGTGTTCGGCTACGGCGGCGGCGTCATCGGTCGCTACTGCGACCAGCCCCAGAAGTTCCCGGGCGTGGCCCACTTCCACACCGTGCGCGTGGCCCAGCCCGCTGGCATGTACTACTCCACCGAGTACCTGCGCGCCCTGATGGACCTGTGGGACTTCCGCGGCTCCGGCCTGACCAACATGCACGGCGCCACCGGCGACCTCGTGTGGCTGGGCACGTCCACCCAGCAGCTTGAGGAGATCTTCTGGACCCTGACCCACGACCTGAACACCGACCTGGGCGGTTCCGGCTCCAACCTGCGCACCCCGTCCTGCTGCCTGGGCCAGTCGCGCTGCGAGTTCGCCTGCTACGACGCGCAGGACCTGAACTACAACATGACCCTGGAGTACCAGGACGAGCTGCACCGTCCCGCGTTCCCCTACAAGTTCAAGTTCAAGTTCGACGCCTGCCCCAACGGCTGCGTGGCCTCCATCGCCCGTTCCGACTTCTCGGTCATCGGCACCTGGAAGGACGACATCAAGATCGACCAGGACGCCGTGAAGGGCTACGTGAAGGGCGAGTTCGCCCCCAACGCGGGCGCCCACTCCGGCCGCGACTGGGGCAAGTTCGACATCGAGAAGGAAGTCGTGGCCCTGTGCCCCACCGGGTGCATGAGCTGGGACGGCTCCAAGCTCTCGATCGACAACAAGGAATGCTACCGCTGCATGCACTGCATCAACACCATGCCCCGCGCCCTGCACATCGGTGACGAGCGCGGCGCGTCCATCTTCGTCGGCGCCAAGGCCCCGATCCTGGACGGCGCGCAGATGGGCTCCCTGCTGGTGCCCTTCGTCCCCGTCGAGGAGCCCTACGACGAGGTCAAGGAAGTGGTCGAGAACCTGTGGGATTGGTGGATGGAGGAAGGCAAGAACCGCGAGCGCATCGGTGAGACCATTCGCCGCATGAGCTTCCAGAAGATGCTGGAAGTCACCGGCATCAAGGCCGACCCGCGCCACGTCCAGGAGCCTCGTACCAACCCCTACATCTTCTGGAAGGAAGAGGATGTCACCGGTGGTTGGGAGCGCGACATCAACGAGTTCCGCAAGAGACACCAGAGATAG
- the dsrB gene encoding dissimilatory-type sulfite reductase subunit beta — MAFISAGYNPEKPMEGRISDIGPRKYDEFYPPVIARNKGKWLYHEIIEPGVLMHKAESGEEVYTVRCGGARLMSVTHVREICDIADKFSGGKLRFTTRNNIEFMVETKAEALKLKAELNSRKFAAGSHKFPVGGTGAGITNIVHTQGWVHCHTPATDASGTVKVVMDEVFAEFGAHNMPAPLRISMACCLNMCGAVHCSDIAILGYHRKPPLIDHEYLDNLCEIPLAVAACPTGAIRPTKTEFNGKTVNTVAIKNERCMFCGNCYTMCPSLPLSDKEGDGLVIMAGGKISNRISNPKFSKVVVAFIPNEPPRWPSLSKIIRQIVDAYAKDARKYERLGAWAERIGWERFFEKCGLEFTEHLIDDFRDPAYYTWRQTTNFKW, encoded by the coding sequence ATGGCATTCATTTCTGCTGGATACAATCCTGAAAAACCCATGGAAGGCCGTATCTCCGATATCGGCCCGCGCAAGTACGACGAATTCTATCCGCCGGTCATTGCCCGCAACAAGGGCAAATGGCTGTACCACGAGATCATCGAGCCTGGCGTCCTGATGCACAAGGCCGAGAGCGGCGAGGAAGTCTACACCGTGCGCTGCGGTGGCGCCCGCCTGATGTCCGTCACCCACGTCCGCGAGATCTGCGACATCGCCGACAAGTTCAGTGGCGGCAAGCTGCGCTTCACCACCCGCAACAACATCGAGTTCATGGTCGAGACCAAGGCCGAGGCCCTGAAGCTCAAGGCCGAGCTGAACTCGCGCAAGTTCGCGGCTGGCTCGCACAAGTTCCCCGTCGGCGGCACCGGCGCCGGCATCACCAACATCGTGCACACCCAGGGCTGGGTCCACTGCCACACCCCCGCCACCGACGCCTCCGGCACCGTCAAGGTTGTCATGGACGAGGTGTTCGCGGAGTTCGGCGCCCACAACATGCCCGCCCCGCTGCGCATCTCCATGGCCTGCTGCCTGAACATGTGCGGCGCCGTGCACTGCTCCGACATCGCCATCCTGGGCTACCACCGCAAGCCGCCGCTGATCGACCACGAGTACCTCGACAACCTGTGCGAGATCCCGCTGGCCGTGGCCGCCTGCCCCACGGGCGCCATCCGTCCGACCAAGACCGAGTTCAACGGCAAGACCGTGAACACCGTGGCGATCAAGAACGAGCGTTGCATGTTCTGCGGCAACTGCTACACCATGTGCCCCTCGCTGCCGCTGTCCGACAAGGAAGGCGACGGTCTGGTCATCATGGCTGGTGGCAAGATCTCCAACCGCATCAGCAACCCCAAGTTCTCCAAGGTCGTCGTGGCCTTCATTCCCAACGAGCCGCCCCGCTGGCCGTCCCTGTCCAAGATCATCCGCCAGATCGTGGATGCCTACGCCAAGGACGCCCGCAAGTACGAGCGCCTGGGTGCCTGGGCCGAGCGCATCGGCTGGGAGCGCTTCTTCGAGAAGTGCGGCCTGGAGTTCACCGAGCACCTGATCGACGACTTCCGTGATCCGGCGTACTACACCTGGCGCCAGACCACGAACTTCAAGTGGTAG
- a CDS encoding dissimilatory sulfite reductase D family protein: MSTAKQQVIDFCSSKSKTKFYFNDFLKVFPDEKARDVKKVLTQLVQEEILEFWSSGSTTMYGLKGAGKQAHSEGED; encoded by the coding sequence ATGTCGACCGCGAAGCAGCAGGTCATCGACTTCTGCAGCTCCAAGAGCAAAACCAAGTTCTACTTCAACGACTTCCTCAAGGTCTTCCCCGACGAGAAGGCCCGTGACGTGAAGAAGGTCCTGACCCAGCTGGTGCAGGAAGAGATTCTGGAGTTCTGGTCCTCGGGCAGCACCACCATGTACGGCCTCAAGGGCGCCGGCAAGCAGGCGCACTCCGAGGGCGAGGACTAG